One segment of Rickettsiales bacterium Ac37b DNA contains the following:
- the trmJ gene encoding tRNA (cytidine/uridine-2'-O-)-methyltransferase TrmJ translates to MTQIQKPIIILVNPQLGENIGAAARVMWNFGLEHLRIVNPRDEWPNEQALSVAVHASHVIQEAKIFSSLEAAVADINILYATTARKRYLNKTTITTRNMSEEIYKSSLNSTIKTGIMFGPERTGLHNDYLTIANKLVLIPTESNFSSLNLAQAVGIISYEIFMAKINNIPNANLNPTYELADHQDILSFFKHLESILDHKDFFKVAEKREGMINNIRNIFKRVTPLTKQDIRTLHGIIHILSK, encoded by the coding sequence ATGACGCAAATACAAAAACCTATAATCATTTTAGTCAATCCACAACTTGGAGAAAATATAGGTGCAGCTGCAAGAGTGATGTGGAATTTTGGTCTGGAACATTTACGTATAGTAAATCCTAGGGACGAATGGCCTAATGAACAAGCTTTAAGTGTTGCCGTACACGCATCACACGTAATTCAAGAAGCAAAAATCTTTTCTTCTCTTGAGGCAGCAGTTGCTGATATCAATATATTATACGCTACTACTGCCAGAAAACGTTATTTAAATAAGACTACCATTACCACACGTAATATGTCAGAAGAAATATATAAATCTAGCCTAAATTCTACTATAAAAACTGGAATTATGTTTGGCCCAGAAAGAACTGGTTTGCATAATGATTACTTAACTATAGCAAATAAATTAGTATTAATTCCTACAGAATCAAATTTTTCTTCTCTAAACTTGGCTCAAGCAGTAGGTATTATTAGTTATGAGATTTTTATGGCAAAGATTAATAATATTCCAAACGCAAATTTAAATCCTACCTATGAATTAGCTGATCATCAAGATATTCTTAGCTTTTTTAAACATCTAGAATCTATATTAGATCATAAAGACTTTTTTAAAGTAGCAGAAAAAAGAGAAGGTATGATCAATAATATACGTAATATTTTTAAACGTGTCACGCCACTCACCAAGCAAGATATTAGAACTTTACATGGAATAATCCATATCTTAAGTAAGTAA
- a CDS encoding Ankyrin repeat protein, which yields MLTQEQKKFFNMVKIGDIEILKSMLQSSPNLLHTKDEQGRTAIHIAASCGINYIIEFLEKEGIPINEKTLDGSTPLSLATKDHHTDIVQFLQQKPQTISNINSVSNPTQSSVLPLSNKDIVENLRRIGQNIHNKDNSPHTIPTFQPVQPLSNSNMNPTPITQSNPSSFSNNNNNSAHANLTDKIHSLIKANIDLKKDNTELKKANNEKDQALAQKNLEILQLKYKLEFAEQLISKNINVNPSVNSQNRNNFQTQTEGTRTTSTSSATTPFLTQINNNISEKISNNEIAANIEPLEVIATLATIKSETPNLTFQERENRKRSVNSAEIGSNKNSRTV from the coding sequence ATGTTAACACAAGAACAAAAAAAATTTTTCAATATGGTTAAAATAGGGGATATAGAAATATTAAAATCTATGCTTCAATCTTCGCCTAATCTATTACATACAAAAGATGAGCAAGGTAGGACAGCCATACATATAGCTGCTAGTTGTGGGATAAACTATATAATAGAGTTTTTAGAAAAAGAAGGCATACCAATAAATGAAAAAACTCTTGATGGAAGTACTCCCTTATCCTTAGCTACTAAGGATCATCATACTGATATAGTACAATTTTTACAACAAAAGCCCCAAACTATTTCTAATATAAATTCTGTAAGCAATCCAACTCAATCCAGCGTATTACCTTTATCAAATAAGGATATCGTTGAAAATTTAAGAAGAATAGGCCAAAACATACATAATAAAGATAATTCTCCCCATACTATACCAACATTCCAACCCGTCCAGCCGCTATCTAACTCTAATATGAATCCTACGCCTATTACTCAGTCCAATCCATCTTCTTTCTCTAATAACAATAATAATAGTGCACACGCAAATTTAACGGACAAAATTCACTCTTTAATCAAAGCTAATATTGATTTAAAAAAAGATAATACTGAGTTAAAAAAAGCTAATAATGAGAAAGACCAAGCACTTGCTCAAAAAAATTTAGAAATATTGCAATTAAAATATAAATTAGAATTTGCAGAACAATTAATTAGTAAAAATATAAATGTTAATCCTAGTGTTAATTCTCAAAATAGAAATAATTTCCAAACCCAAACTGAAGGAACACGTACTACATCTACTAGTTCTGCTACAACTCCATTCCTTACCCAAATAAATAATAATATTTCTGAAAAAATTTCTAACAATGAGATAGCGGCAAATATTGAACCATTGGAAGTTATAGCTACTCTTGCAACTATTAAGTCTGAAACTCCTAATTTAACCTTTCAAGAGCGAGAAAATAGGAAAAGAAGTGTAAATTCAGCGGAAATAGGGAGTAATAAAAATTCACGCACTGTCTAA
- the ybbD_2 gene encoding glycoside hydrolase family protein, whose product MYDENEFICFANNATLPLEISQTNFLENSGQILDISLDQQIGSMIIMGFEGKTENDQIVEQTISYLKQGLLGGIVLYKYNIESPNQLKSLTKALHIAAPSSFIAVDQEGGRVQRLSSDKGFHGFPSAFEIATKYTIDQAAQIYDSLAKELYENGINLNLAPVVDINNKERPCNVIGGLNRSFGEEVKTIVNYAERFIDAHHKYNIATALKHFPGHGLAIGDTHKGMVDVTDTVQDKELEPFYRLIADKKTDMIMTAHVLNKHFDTTYPTTLSPITMHKLLRDKGYDGIIITDDLLMGAIIKEYGFADSIILSINAGSDLLLISNNILACKDIAGCKPDYNPQTILNIVKEAIHQGKISLHTIEAAYNRIISLKKRLNHSYTESN is encoded by the coding sequence ATGTACGATGAAAATGAATTCATATGTTTTGCTAACAATGCCACTCTTCCCCTTGAAATTTCTCAAACAAATTTCCTGGAAAATAGTGGGCAAATTTTAGATATATCTTTAGACCAACAAATTGGTTCAATGATTATAATGGGGTTTGAAGGTAAAACTGAGAATGATCAAATTGTAGAACAGACTATTTCGTATTTAAAACAAGGATTACTTGGAGGTATAGTTTTATACAAATATAACATTGAATCTCCTAATCAATTAAAATCCCTAACAAAGGCTTTGCATATTGCAGCACCTAGCAGTTTTATTGCTGTAGATCAAGAAGGAGGAAGAGTACAGCGTTTATCCTCCGACAAAGGTTTTCATGGTTTTCCTTCAGCATTTGAAATAGCAACTAAGTATACCATTGATCAAGCTGCTCAAATTTATGATAGTCTTGCCAAAGAACTATATGAAAATGGCATAAATCTCAATTTAGCACCTGTTGTGGATATAAATAATAAAGAGCGTCCATGTAACGTAATTGGAGGTTTAAATAGAAGTTTTGGAGAGGAGGTAAAAACTATCGTAAACTATGCAGAAAGATTTATAGATGCTCACCATAAATATAATATTGCTACTGCTCTTAAACATTTTCCAGGACATGGGTTAGCAATAGGAGATACCCACAAAGGTATGGTAGATGTTACTGATACAGTTCAAGATAAAGAATTGGAACCTTTTTATAGATTAATTGCTGATAAAAAAACTGATATGATTATGACCGCACATGTGCTGAATAAGCACTTTGATACAACATATCCTACAACATTATCACCTATTACCATGCATAAATTACTTAGAGATAAAGGATACGATGGTATAATTATAACTGATGATTTACTTATGGGTGCAATAATAAAAGAATATGGTTTTGCAGATTCAATAATTTTGTCTATAAATGCTGGAAGCGATCTATTATTAATTTCTAATAATATACTAGCCTGCAAAGATATAGCTGGTTGTAAACCCGATTACAATCCACAAACAATCTTAAATATTGTAAAAGAAGCGATACATCAAGGTAAAATTTCCTTACATACGATTGAAGCAGCTTATAATAGAATAATTTCTCTTAAAAAACGTTTGAATCACTCATATACTGAAAGCAATTGA
- a CDS encoding Transposase — translation MAYSLDLRKKVIHYVNKGYTREEAARIFGIGERTIYRWLSRSKSGNLAATRAAKTWKKLDPIKLLNEVSKNSNWLLSDFAKVFNVSTAAICLAFKTLGITRKKRPHSIVNGMKQNGNYFWQLSQTIKRKI, via the coding sequence ATGGCATATTCCTTAGATTTACGTAAAAAAGTAATTCACTATGTTAATAAAGGTTATACCAGAGAAGAAGCTGCAAGAATTTTTGGCATAGGTGAAAGAACAATTTATAGATGGTTATCGAGATCGAAATCCGGGAATTTAGCAGCCACACGAGCAGCTAAGACATGGAAGAAGCTTGATCCAATCAAATTATTAAACGAGGTGTCTAAAAACAGCAATTGGCTATTATCTGATTTTGCAAAGGTTTTTAATGTGTCTACAGCTGCTATCTGTTTGGCATTCAAGACTTTGGGGATCACACGAAAAAAAAGACCACACTCTATCGTGAACGGGATGAAGCAAAACGGCAATTATTTTTGGCAGCTATCGCAAACTATAAAGCGGAAGATATAG
- the thrS gene encoding Threonine--tRNA ligase, whose translation MFTITFPDGTIREFSQTITGLDLAKNISTSLAKIAIALKVNGQMVDLSYNINENATIQIITIKDSEALEIIRHDAAHLMAEAVKELYPETQITIGPVIENGFYYDFARNTPFTPEDLIFIEKRMHEIVKRNENIIREVWDRNEAIEFFKSQGENYKAEIINAIPEGEKISLYKQGNFIDLCRGPHAPSTSYIKHFKLMKLAGAYWRGDSKNAMLQRIYGTAWTSEIELNEYLHRLEEAEKRDHRKLGRDLDLFHLQEEAPGMIFWHNKGWTLYLIIENYIRNKIRQHGYIEVKTPILVNKSLWEASGHWEKFREAMFTSKAEEQVMALKPMNCPCHIQIFKQGIKSYRDLPIRMAEFGACHRNESSGSLHGIMRVRGFVQDDAHIFCTEDMITEETVKFCALLKNVYKDFGFNEIKVKFSDRPAIRAGSDEVWDKAELSLKNAVNASGLEYTLNPGEGAFYGPKLEFVLKDAIGRDWQCGTLQVDFILPERLGATYIGQDGNKHHPVMIHRAILGTLERFIGILIEEHTGNFPLWLAPIQVMILTITNDADEYAESLKTKFDGLGIRSSIDTSSEKISYKIRQHSLTKIPLLAVIGKREQEQSTLSIRFFGSENQQNMTIEEFINYIKNKTQLSD comes from the coding sequence GTGTTTACTATTACCTTTCCTGACGGCACAATAAGAGAGTTCTCACAGACTATTACTGGACTAGATTTAGCAAAAAATATCAGCACTAGCCTGGCAAAAATTGCTATTGCCCTTAAAGTTAATGGTCAAATGGTAGATTTATCCTATAATATAAATGAAAATGCAACCATACAAATTATCACTATTAAAGATAGTGAAGCCCTGGAAATTATCAGGCATGATGCTGCCCATCTTATGGCAGAGGCAGTAAAAGAGCTATATCCAGAAACCCAAATAACTATTGGTCCCGTTATTGAAAATGGTTTTTATTATGATTTTGCACGTAATACTCCCTTCACACCCGAAGATCTAATATTTATTGAAAAGCGTATGCATGAAATAGTAAAACGTAATGAAAATATTATAAGAGAAGTATGGGATAGAAATGAGGCTATTGAATTCTTTAAATCACAAGGTGAAAATTATAAAGCTGAAATTATTAATGCAATACCAGAAGGTGAAAAAATATCTTTATATAAACAAGGCAATTTTATAGATTTATGTCGTGGCCCTCATGCTCCATCCACAAGTTATATCAAACATTTTAAATTAATGAAATTAGCAGGAGCTTATTGGAGAGGTGACAGTAAAAATGCCATGCTTCAACGTATTTATGGTACTGCATGGACTAGTGAAATAGAATTAAACGAATATTTACATCGCCTAGAGGAAGCAGAAAAAAGAGATCATAGAAAACTGGGACGGGATTTAGATTTATTCCATTTACAAGAAGAGGCTCCTGGCATGATATTCTGGCATAATAAAGGCTGGACTTTATATTTAATTATTGAAAATTATATTAGAAATAAAATACGTCAGCATGGGTATATAGAGGTCAAAACTCCAATACTTGTCAATAAATCATTGTGGGAAGCATCAGGCCATTGGGAGAAGTTTAGAGAAGCCATGTTCACTTCTAAAGCAGAAGAACAAGTAATGGCTCTAAAACCTATGAACTGCCCATGTCATATTCAAATTTTTAAGCAAGGTATTAAAAGTTATAGAGATTTGCCAATACGTATGGCAGAGTTTGGTGCTTGCCACCGTAATGAATCTTCTGGGTCATTACACGGCATTATGAGAGTACGTGGGTTTGTTCAAGATGATGCTCACATTTTTTGTACCGAAGATATGATTACTGAAGAAACAGTAAAATTTTGTGCATTACTAAAAAATGTATATAAAGATTTTGGGTTTAATGAAATTAAAGTTAAATTCTCAGATCGTCCTGCAATCCGGGCTGGTAGTGATGAAGTATGGGATAAAGCAGAATTATCCTTAAAAAATGCTGTAAATGCTTCAGGGCTAGAATATACCTTAAATCCAGGTGAGGGAGCTTTTTATGGTCCTAAATTAGAATTTGTTTTAAAAGATGCTATAGGTAGAGATTGGCAGTGCGGAACACTACAGGTAGACTTTATTTTACCAGAAAGATTAGGCGCTACCTATATAGGACAAGATGGCAATAAACACCATCCTGTCATGATACATAGAGCTATCCTTGGCACATTAGAAAGATTTATTGGTATTTTAATTGAAGAACATACAGGTAATTTTCCTCTTTGGCTTGCTCCAATACAAGTTATGATACTAACTATTACTAATGATGCAGATGAATATGCCGAGTCTTTAAAGACAAAATTTGATGGTTTAGGGATTAGGAGCTCAATAGATACTTCTAGTGAAAAAATAAGCTATAAAATAAGGCAGCATTCTTTGACCAAGATACCATTACTTGCTGTCATTGGAAAACGTGAACAAGAACAATCTACTCTCTCTATTCGCTTTTTTGGTTCTGAAAATCAGCAAAACATGACTATAGAAGAATTTATAAACTATATAAAAAATAAAACACAATTGAGTGATTAG
- a CDS encoding Cell division protein ZapA, with protein sequence MSVINVIIRNNTHQIACDEADFEHVKTLATNLGERIDKLNKTFVRASDIQLLLMTAITIEEELNELKKKQQQLTLNDNNAEKLSADKKNNNDVDIAVAQALDAISEYVESLAIKLKR encoded by the coding sequence ATGTCTGTTATTAATGTAATAATCCGTAATAATACCCATCAAATTGCTTGTGATGAAGCTGATTTTGAGCATGTTAAAACACTTGCCACCAATTTAGGTGAACGCATAGATAAATTAAATAAAACATTTGTAAGAGCAAGTGATATACAGCTTCTGCTTATGACTGCAATTACAATAGAAGAAGAATTAAACGAATTAAAAAAGAAGCAGCAACAACTTACTTTAAATGATAATAATGCTGAGAAATTGTCTGCTGATAAAAAAAATAATAATGATGTTGACATTGCTGTAGCACAAGCTTTAGATGCTATTTCTGAATATGTTGAGTCTCTTGCAATAAAACTTAAAAGGTAA
- a CDS encoding Peptidase S49 — MVEYIKMKQIFLKTVKKIKRYVKNKYITPPPLVAVINLHGVILAPSRGRSGLSLEEMVEAIELAFKLPKLKAVALSVNSPGGSPVQSELIYKRIRQLADKNKIPIYSFAEDVAASGGYWLACAADEIFASNSSIIGSIGVISASFGFDEMIKRLGISRRVYTQGENKSILDPFSPEKETDIQILKSVQADIHESFKSLVRERRKDKLKIDEERLFSGEFWSGKTALELGLIDGIGDLYSVLQEKYGNRVKLKRMARPKSWLKKRLGIFMNVFTDTIEKKVIESSLWNRFGL, encoded by the coding sequence ATGGTAGAATATATAAAAATGAAACAAATTTTTCTAAAAACTGTAAAAAAAATTAAACGCTATGTAAAGAATAAATATATAACCCCCCCTCCACTTGTAGCTGTGATAAATTTACATGGAGTGATTTTAGCCCCTTCTAGGGGGCGTAGCGGTTTATCATTAGAAGAAATGGTTGAAGCTATAGAGTTAGCTTTTAAATTGCCTAAGTTAAAGGCTGTTGCTTTATCAGTTAATTCTCCAGGAGGATCACCTGTACAATCAGAACTAATTTATAAGCGTATTAGACAATTAGCTGATAAAAATAAAATTCCGATATATAGCTTTGCAGAAGATGTAGCTGCATCGGGAGGATACTGGCTTGCATGTGCTGCTGATGAAATTTTTGCATCTAATAGTTCAATTATAGGTAGTATAGGTGTAATTAGTGCTAGTTTTGGTTTTGATGAAATGATTAAAAGGCTTGGTATTTCTAGACGTGTATATACCCAAGGTGAAAATAAATCAATTTTGGATCCTTTTTCTCCAGAAAAAGAAACAGATATACAAATTTTAAAGTCAGTACAGGCTGATATCCATGAAAGTTTTAAATCTTTAGTTAGAGAACGTAGAAAAGATAAATTAAAAATTGATGAAGAAAGGTTATTTAGTGGGGAGTTTTGGTCTGGTAAGACTGCTTTGGAGCTTGGATTAATAGATGGAATTGGTGATTTATATAGTGTATTACAAGAAAAATATGGTAATAGAGTAAAATTAAAACGTATGGCTCGTCCTAAATCTTGGCTTAAGAAGAGATTAGGTATATTCATGAATGTGTTTACGGATACTATAGAAAAAAAAGTTATAGAAAGTAGTTTATGGAATAGATTTGGTTTATGA
- the glyQ gene encoding Glycine--tRNA ligase alpha subunit: MINSKHSFQDIILLLQQFWMKHNCVILQPYDMEVGAGTFHPATALRCLGSKPWNAAYVQPSRRPQDGRYGKNPNRLQHYYQFQVILKPSPDNIQELYLESLAYIGVDLRKHDVRFIEDDWESPTLGAWGLGWEVWCDGMEVSQFTYIQQIGGVECSPISGELTYGLERLCMYIQGKNNVYDLNWNKNDTLYGDVFLQAEQEFSAYCLEYANTDQLFKTFDSAEIECKRLIEKNLPLPAYDQCIKASHTFNLLDARGVISTTERGAYIARVRALARICCNKWVEKQNG, from the coding sequence ATGATCAATAGCAAACATTCTTTTCAAGATATTATTTTACTATTGCAGCAATTTTGGATGAAGCATAATTGCGTTATTTTGCAACCTTATGATATGGAGGTAGGTGCTGGCACATTTCATCCTGCTACAGCTCTGCGTTGTTTAGGTAGTAAGCCATGGAATGCAGCATATGTGCAGCCATCGCGGAGGCCACAAGATGGAAGATATGGTAAGAATCCTAATAGATTACAACATTATTATCAATTTCAAGTGATTTTAAAACCATCGCCTGATAATATACAGGAGCTTTATTTAGAAAGTCTTGCTTATATAGGTGTTGATTTACGCAAACATGATGTGAGGTTTATTGAAGATGACTGGGAAAGTCCAACCCTTGGTGCTTGGGGACTTGGTTGGGAAGTTTGGTGTGATGGTATGGAAGTTTCCCAGTTTACTTATATACAGCAAATAGGTGGAGTAGAGTGTTCACCTATTTCAGGTGAACTCACTTATGGATTGGAACGTCTATGCATGTATATTCAAGGCAAAAATAATGTATATGATTTAAACTGGAATAAAAATGATACCTTATATGGGGATGTCTTTTTGCAAGCAGAACAAGAGTTCTCAGCATATTGCTTAGAATATGCGAATACTGATCAGCTATTTAAAACATTTGATAGTGCTGAAATAGAGTGTAAAAGGCTTATAGAAAAAAATTTACCTCTACCTGCATATGATCAATGTATTAAGGCAAGTCATACTTTTAATTTGCTTGATGCTCGTGGAGTTATTAGTACTACAGAACGAGGCGCATATATTGCAAGGGTGCGCGCACTTGCTAGAATTTGTTGTAATAAATGGGTTGAGAAGCAAAATGGCTGA